In Arthrobacter ramosus, one DNA window encodes the following:
- a CDS encoding AraC family transcriptional regulator: MGSTGATDAVSRQLSADRPLEAHALTRSTSAAVVRDYVNSLTSDEHLLVPHQGRGIDGTVNGLLAGAISLVFVSYGTGVTIVSPPSGRRALLVIPQGPMLVESCGNQWVANTPFALSSHHQTKMVPDPLRGAVVGGVDADVLESYLAATSSRVLVKPVSLASDVPLQLSNPNMVSKTWLEACRQLDQGLPGESVTWLENILLATMSAGLAPFLEQAFAPLPGNKGAPAYVESACNYLEQNLGANVRIDDVASAVGISTRQLHNAFQAHVGQSPAHVLRDMRLARARRILEGQAGPATATVAEAAFDAGFSHLGRFAAYYSEKYKESPSATLQRLRGRPQTTTAGRSSE; this comes from the coding sequence CGCAGCACGTCGGCGGCTGTTGTTCGGGACTACGTCAACAGCCTGACGTCGGATGAGCATTTGCTGGTTCCGCATCAGGGACGGGGTATTGACGGAACGGTCAACGGTCTGTTGGCTGGCGCCATCAGCCTGGTTTTTGTCTCGTACGGTACGGGAGTAACCATTGTCAGTCCACCCTCGGGTCGCCGGGCACTGCTCGTCATCCCGCAGGGTCCAATGCTCGTAGAATCCTGCGGGAATCAATGGGTGGCGAATACTCCGTTCGCTTTGAGCTCCCACCATCAGACCAAGATGGTTCCGGACCCACTGCGCGGAGCTGTGGTTGGCGGTGTAGACGCCGATGTGCTGGAAAGCTATTTGGCGGCTACGTCGAGTCGGGTGCTGGTCAAGCCGGTTTCCCTTGCCAGCGACGTTCCACTACAGCTCAGCAATCCAAACATGGTTTCGAAAACCTGGTTGGAAGCCTGCCGCCAGTTGGACCAGGGCCTGCCCGGAGAGTCTGTGACATGGCTGGAAAATATCCTTCTGGCCACCATGTCCGCAGGGCTTGCTCCTTTTCTGGAACAGGCTTTCGCCCCCTTGCCTGGCAACAAGGGGGCTCCGGCGTACGTCGAGTCGGCCTGCAATTACCTGGAGCAGAATCTGGGAGCAAACGTCCGGATTGACGACGTCGCCTCTGCCGTCGGCATCAGTACAAGGCAGCTGCATAATGCGTTTCAGGCACACGTCGGCCAGAGTCCCGCTCACGTTCTGCGCGACATGAGGCTGGCGCGTGCACGCCGGATTTTAGAGGGCCAGGCTGGTCCAGCCACGGCCACCGTCGCGGAAGCCGCCTTCGACGCCGGGTTCTCGCACCTTGGGCGGTTTGCCGCGTATTACAGCGAGAAGTACAAGGAATCTCCATCCGCTACGCTCCAAAGACTGCGGGGGCGTCCCCAGACGACGACGGCGGGTCGGTCGAGTGAGTAA
- a CDS encoding amylo-alpha-1,6-glucosidase gives MAGWNADNAAGPVGQGAVTLVDGSAFCISLQNGDIFPHHPHGVFHQDTRILSRWSLSVNGQPVEPLGAWTPSPYQGMYVGRAVATDGRADSPLTVERRREVGVGMLEDITIQNHAPQPASCDVELFVDTDFADLFEVKEGRFHRQWEHTRRCENGSVIMEAAWEGARKGVIIRAPGGEAGPEGLVFHTAIPAHGEWSVRVTAEPTPDAGAPAQPPVHTASETVSPQFQRQQSWDATIPPVRIGNGSLERTVYRSYADIGALRIVDPQHPDRMVVAAGAPWFMALFGRDSLLASFMVMPINAPLALGTLQTLAERQGIVVDPLTEEQPGRILHEERLGVGTGLALGGKSAYYGTADATPLFVALLGEVSRWGLATEDIAALVPHADRALDWIRDYGDRDGDGFVEYERLNDQGLINQGWKDSWDGINFADGRLAETPIALCEVQGYVYSAYTARAWMAHDAGDRALAAELRERAELLKRRFNEQFWLPERGYYAIALDRDKRPVDACASNMGHCLWTGIVDDDKARQVADRLMSPEMFSGWGVRTLATDMGAYNPVSYHNGSVWPHDNALIVAGLLRYGFVEEAQRLASALMEAAEHTDHRLPELFCGYSRSDYPQPLPYPTACSPQAWAATTPIMLIRSLLRYDAHVSLGGLWIDPVLPAGWGDFNATNVDMGGSRFSFKVSGSRVEVEDLPEGMVLHRGMRPSLADVDQLDRLRPGE, from the coding sequence GTGGCCGGATGGAACGCAGATAACGCGGCGGGTCCGGTTGGGCAAGGCGCCGTGACACTCGTAGACGGATCGGCGTTCTGTATCTCACTGCAGAACGGGGATATCTTTCCTCATCACCCTCATGGAGTTTTCCATCAGGACACCAGGATCCTCTCGCGCTGGTCCCTGAGCGTGAACGGCCAGCCGGTGGAGCCCCTTGGTGCGTGGACGCCCTCGCCGTATCAGGGAATGTACGTTGGCAGGGCCGTGGCTACCGACGGCCGGGCGGACAGCCCGCTGACGGTAGAGCGCCGGCGCGAAGTCGGGGTGGGCATGCTTGAGGACATCACAATCCAAAACCATGCACCCCAGCCGGCCTCGTGCGACGTCGAGTTGTTTGTAGACACGGACTTCGCAGATCTCTTTGAGGTCAAAGAAGGACGGTTTCACCGGCAATGGGAACATACCCGACGGTGCGAGAACGGTTCCGTCATCATGGAGGCCGCTTGGGAGGGTGCGCGGAAGGGCGTGATCATTCGAGCGCCCGGTGGTGAGGCGGGGCCGGAAGGGCTTGTCTTCCACACCGCAATTCCCGCCCACGGCGAGTGGAGCGTTCGGGTGACCGCCGAGCCGACGCCGGATGCAGGCGCTCCAGCCCAGCCGCCTGTCCACACAGCGTCAGAAACCGTCTCACCCCAGTTTCAGCGGCAGCAGTCCTGGGATGCAACTATCCCTCCCGTACGAATAGGGAACGGGTCCCTCGAGCGAACCGTCTATCGCAGTTACGCCGACATCGGTGCTTTGCGCATCGTTGACCCGCAGCATCCCGATCGGATGGTCGTCGCGGCAGGGGCACCATGGTTCATGGCATTGTTCGGCCGGGATTCCTTGCTGGCCTCGTTCATGGTCATGCCCATCAACGCGCCTTTGGCATTGGGAACGCTGCAAACCTTGGCCGAGCGGCAAGGAATTGTGGTTGACCCCCTGACCGAGGAACAGCCTGGACGGATCCTCCACGAGGAGCGGCTCGGAGTCGGGACGGGCTTGGCACTGGGTGGTAAGTCGGCATATTACGGCACTGCCGATGCCACTCCCCTGTTCGTTGCCCTGCTCGGTGAAGTGAGCCGGTGGGGCCTTGCTACTGAGGACATCGCCGCGTTGGTACCGCATGCAGACCGCGCCCTGGACTGGATCCGGGATTATGGCGACCGCGACGGCGACGGGTTCGTCGAGTACGAACGCCTCAACGATCAGGGCCTGATCAACCAGGGGTGGAAGGATTCCTGGGACGGCATCAACTTCGCCGATGGACGTTTGGCTGAAACGCCTATCGCCTTGTGCGAGGTGCAGGGCTACGTTTACAGCGCCTACACTGCACGTGCGTGGATGGCGCACGACGCCGGGGACCGGGCGCTGGCGGCCGAACTCCGGGAACGTGCCGAGCTCCTCAAGAGACGGTTCAACGAACAGTTCTGGCTGCCCGAACGCGGGTACTACGCCATTGCGCTGGACCGGGATAAACGGCCGGTCGACGCCTGCGCCTCGAACATGGGTCACTGCCTGTGGACAGGCATCGTGGATGACGACAAGGCCCGTCAGGTTGCTGACCGGCTGATGTCCCCGGAGATGTTCAGCGGGTGGGGCGTACGCACCCTGGCCACGGACATGGGTGCCTACAATCCGGTCAGCTATCACAACGGCTCAGTGTGGCCACACGATAATGCACTGATCGTCGCGGGACTGCTGCGCTACGGATTCGTTGAGGAAGCCCAACGGCTTGCCTCCGCACTGATGGAAGCCGCCGAACACACCGATCATAGGTTGCCTGAATTGTTTTGCGGGTACAGCCGCTCCGACTACCCTCAACCGCTGCCCTATCCAACGGCATGTTCGCCCCAGGCCTGGGCGGCCACCACCCCGATAATGCTGATCCGCAGCCTCTTGCGCTACGACGCTCACGTGTCCTTGGGTGGGCTCTGGATTGACCCTGTGCTGCCGGCAGGGTGGGGAGATTTCAACGCCACGAACGTGGACATGGGTGGGTCCCGCTTCTCCTTCAAGGTCTCAGGCTCCCGTGTGGAAGTGGAGGATCTCCCCGAGGGAATGGTGCTCCACAGGGGCATGCGCCCTTCGCTGGCTGACGTTGACCAACTGGACAGGCTTCGGCCGGGCGAGTAG
- a CDS encoding AraC family transcriptional regulator translates to MVRILPRDVLRGLPTVTTTDVDDAHQKIADLFCGHDLVPQTRGTSVDMKLRSLHRGDVGIEFLDYGADVRISPEGLENFHLIQIPLAGHAHMDVGSSSVDSSPKTATVPPIDRPFTMTWDRGTPHLIVYVSRLALASVAAQLYGGDPENSVKLGYAMDLSGSAGRAFLRSVVELHDDMISLEPRTAPGFVQKLLADTMVSRLLLAMNPVTDADRSSPASESRLIRQFRELLDRHASEELAVPDIAENLGVSVRTLQVALRSEVGATPSELLRKVRLDRARELLLAAAPGQETIVSIAERCGFSHQGRFSALYLDTFGELPSESLRR, encoded by the coding sequence ATGGTGAGGATCCTTCCTCGTGATGTCCTCAGGGGTCTCCCGACAGTGACCACGACGGACGTCGATGATGCGCATCAGAAAATCGCCGATTTGTTCTGCGGCCACGATCTCGTTCCGCAGACCCGTGGGACGTCCGTGGATATGAAGCTGCGCTCGCTGCACCGGGGTGATGTTGGCATCGAATTCCTGGACTATGGCGCGGATGTTCGAATCAGTCCGGAAGGCCTGGAGAACTTCCATCTGATCCAGATTCCCCTCGCGGGTCATGCGCACATGGACGTGGGCTCGTCGTCCGTAGATTCCAGCCCCAAAACCGCGACAGTTCCGCCGATCGACCGCCCGTTCACTATGACGTGGGATCGTGGGACCCCGCATTTGATTGTCTACGTGAGCCGCCTCGCCCTTGCTTCTGTAGCGGCGCAACTCTATGGCGGCGACCCGGAGAATAGCGTGAAGCTCGGCTATGCCATGGACCTCAGTGGTTCCGCGGGGCGGGCCTTCCTGAGGTCCGTCGTCGAACTCCACGACGACATGATCAGCCTGGAGCCAAGAACAGCTCCGGGCTTCGTCCAGAAGCTTCTCGCAGACACGATGGTTTCACGGCTGCTCCTGGCAATGAATCCTGTGACGGACGCTGACCGCTCCAGTCCGGCTTCTGAAAGCCGGTTGATACGACAGTTCCGGGAACTGCTGGATCGGCACGCCTCTGAGGAGCTGGCGGTTCCGGACATCGCCGAGAACCTGGGCGTGTCCGTGCGAACCCTGCAAGTTGCTCTTCGCTCCGAGGTGGGGGCAACGCCGTCGGAGTTGTTGAGAAAGGTGCGCCTCGACCGGGCCCGGGAACTGCTTCTTGCCGCCGCCCCCGGACAGGAGACTATTGTTTCGATCGCGGAGCGGTGCGGTTTCTCCCATCAGGGGCGCTTCTCGGCCCTCTACCTTGACACGTTCGGCGAGCTGCCATCAGAGAGCCTTCGCCGCTAA
- a CDS encoding SDR family oxidoreductase: protein MSALSGRTAIVTGGVTKIGQGVAMALRDAGATVVVADIDADGGAQLHTLGSGISFSLTDITDDAAMARLMDATAASHGGIDILVNLACTYKDDGAASDRNDWLQALNVNVVSAVMASNAARPYLKASQHGAIINFTSISSSVAQTGRWLYPAGKAALVQLTRSMAVDLADDGIRVNSVSPGWVWSNIMDTLSGGDIDKTDSVAAPFHALKRVGRPEEIGAVVAFLASDAASFVTGADWAVDGGYSALGPERAEEAIPLLAAEKR, encoded by the coding sequence ATGTCAGCACTCTCGGGCAGGACCGCAATCGTCACAGGCGGCGTCACCAAGATAGGCCAAGGCGTCGCCATGGCGTTGCGCGATGCCGGTGCCACCGTTGTGGTCGCCGACATCGACGCCGACGGAGGCGCCCAGCTCCACACTTTGGGAAGCGGCATCAGCTTTTCACTCACTGACATCACAGACGACGCAGCCATGGCCCGGCTCATGGATGCTACGGCAGCGTCGCACGGAGGCATCGACATTCTCGTCAACCTGGCCTGCACCTACAAGGACGACGGTGCGGCATCGGACAGGAACGACTGGCTTCAGGCACTGAACGTCAACGTCGTGAGTGCCGTCATGGCAAGCAACGCGGCACGCCCGTACCTGAAGGCATCCCAGCACGGAGCCATCATCAACTTCACCTCGATTTCGAGTTCCGTTGCCCAGACAGGCCGCTGGCTCTACCCCGCGGGGAAAGCTGCCCTCGTCCAGCTGACCCGGAGCATGGCAGTAGATCTCGCCGACGACGGCATCCGCGTCAATTCGGTCAGCCCTGGATGGGTGTGGAGCAACATCATGGACACCCTGTCCGGCGGCGACATTGACAAAACGGACTCGGTGGCAGCACCGTTCCACGCCCTGAAGCGGGTGGGTCGGCCCGAGGAGATCGGAGCCGTGGTCGCTTTCCTCGCGAGCGACGCGGCCAGCTTCGTGACAGGAGCTGATTGGGCGGTCGACGGCGGCTACTCCGCTTTGGGACCCGAGCGCGCCGAAGAAGCCATCCCATTACTCGCCGCCGAAAAGAGGTGA
- a CDS encoding styrene monooxygenase/indole monooxygenase family protein, producing MTQRHITIVGAGQSGLQLGIGLLKAGFAVTTISNRTAEEIHEGKVSSSQCIFHDALEHERALGLDFWPEAPTVDGISFTIPHPEVPGEKAISWASRLDNPAKSIDQRVKFPRFMEEFVAQGGELVFEDAGVDELERYSLNSDLVIVAAGKGEIAQLFTRDAQRSAYDAPQRALALTYVTGMEPRAEHSAVSFNLIPGVGEYFAFPALTTTGPCEIMVFEGIPGGPMDCWKGLTPGEHLETSKNILKQYLPWEASRAADVGLTDPSGFLQGRFAPTVRHPIATLPSGKKVLGLADVVVLNDPITGQGSNNASKCAASYLQSIAAHGEGAFDAVFMQATFEKYWNYARHVAQWTNALLAPPPPHVLSLLGAAGQSAEIAHRFANGFNNPPDFQEWFMDPDKAAAYLASVGSVVPAT from the coding sequence ATGACACAGCGCCACATCACCATCGTCGGAGCAGGGCAATCGGGCCTGCAACTTGGCATCGGTTTGCTCAAGGCCGGATTTGCGGTGACCACGATCTCCAACCGCACTGCCGAAGAAATCCATGAGGGCAAAGTCTCCTCCAGCCAGTGCATCTTCCACGATGCCCTGGAGCACGAGAGGGCGCTCGGGTTGGACTTCTGGCCTGAAGCTCCCACCGTGGATGGAATATCGTTTACGATCCCCCATCCTGAGGTTCCTGGTGAGAAGGCCATCAGCTGGGCATCCCGCCTGGATAACCCGGCCAAGTCCATTGATCAGCGGGTCAAATTCCCGAGGTTCATGGAAGAGTTTGTGGCGCAGGGAGGCGAGCTCGTGTTCGAGGACGCCGGTGTGGATGAACTAGAACGCTACTCGCTTAACTCCGATCTGGTGATTGTGGCCGCCGGCAAGGGAGAAATTGCACAGCTCTTTACCCGCGATGCCCAGCGCAGCGCCTACGACGCACCCCAACGCGCTTTGGCGTTGACGTATGTCACGGGAATGGAGCCCAGGGCAGAACACTCGGCTGTTTCCTTCAACCTGATTCCAGGGGTGGGCGAGTATTTTGCTTTCCCGGCTCTCACCACCACTGGTCCGTGCGAAATTATGGTTTTCGAGGGCATCCCGGGCGGACCTATGGATTGCTGGAAGGGCCTGACGCCCGGGGAACACCTGGAGACGTCCAAGAACATCCTGAAGCAGTACTTGCCGTGGGAAGCCAGCCGGGCAGCCGACGTCGGGCTGACCGACCCCAGCGGTTTCCTGCAGGGCCGGTTCGCACCCACTGTCCGCCATCCCATCGCCACGCTTCCGAGCGGCAAGAAGGTCCTGGGTCTCGCCGATGTCGTGGTCCTGAACGACCCCATCACCGGCCAGGGCTCCAACAACGCCAGCAAATGTGCGGCGTCCTACTTGCAGAGCATCGCGGCGCACGGCGAAGGTGCCTTCGACGCAGTGTTCATGCAGGCCACTTTCGAAAAGTATTGGAACTATGCACGGCACGTAGCACAGTGGACGAATGCGCTGCTGGCTCCGCCGCCCCCGCATGTCCTTTCGCTTCTGGGAGCGGCCGGGCAGTCGGCCGAAATCGCG